The genome window TATTTGCATTAAGAAAAATCCTCAAATCATGTATGTGTGCTCTCAGTTTCTCCCAAGCCCAATTGTGATATGTCATAGAAACTATTCTCTTATgaaaatattattattcatCTTCACATCTCagaaatgtcattttatttCATTGTCTTAAGTTCCTTTTCACCCTCTGTTTCTTCATGAGGTCCAAACTCATTGAACTTGTCGCCTGATTCCCCTGATTGTAGACCATCAAAGTTTTACCAAGTCTTTCAAGTCACCATATCTTCAGACTCTTAACCCATTGGATTCCTCTAACTTCTAGAATATTCGGCTGATGGTGTGAGATTGGGCTTCGTAGAAACTTTTGGACTAATCCATATAACTCTTCCCAATCCTCTGATGTAAAAAAATGAGATATCGTTGAAAGAGTAGGACTTCTCTAAAATTCAATCTAGTGAACTGATCTAAACTTGTAATTAGACTAGGAATTGTGGGTTTGCATGTTCAAGCAATTCTTGCTAAGACCATGGTAGCAAACATAGGGTATTGATATTTTAATTCCTTTTTAAAATAGTGTTAAATCCTGCAGATACGCTTGATCATTGAGAGGGAAACTCAGTTTTTTTTACGGAAGTAAGTTCGCCAGTTAAGGCCTTTAAATGGCTGCTCAGTTATCAAGGAGGCTGCGGTGCTGAGACAGCCAGGAGGTTTTTGAGTAGTAGCTACTCCACGGCTCCATGCTTTCAAGAGAAacccattaatttattttagtcTAGCTTGTTATGTGGACGCGCACCTGAGCTGAAgtgaatttcatttttgttgacTGTTTTGGAGACGGTCTATATgagcttttcgttttttttttccttcttcttctcctctctctctctgtggtaGGTGTATGCATCGAAAATTCCACATTCATGTGCTGACTGATATGTAATATGAAGTTTAGACATGGCCTATGTTAGAAGCTATCACAATTTCCAAGGCATAATTTTACTGTTTTCTTATGTTTATTACATTGAAGGGCGTAGagattttaatttcatttcaacTCCTTTTCTTGTTTACATAATGAGTCTCTCATGTGTGGGCTTATGCTAATGTAGGTTTGGAACTGGGCCCACGCTGCAGGGATCAGAAGCATTGACAAAATCTGAGGAGCTGAAGAGAAAGGCTAGAGCAGAGaggttttattcttttttgtttaattcaCTGTTGTATAATATAGCTTCATGAATTTGGATTTCCTTCATTCTTCTACAAAAATCTACTTATGCATATGATTTTTGATTCATTCCTTATTTTAGGTTTGGGCTTTCAGTTTCATCTGTGGCAACTGGTGAAGAAGCAAAGAAGAGAGCCCGCCTTGCCAGATTTGCAGCTGCTCCAAAATTAGATGCACTTGAAGAGGAGACGAGGAAAGCAATGACTGCCAGGTCGGTATTACTGTTGACTACTTCCTATCAGCAGAAAACTCTATTTGACGGCTATAAATATTTGCATATTGGCTTGAGAGTTAGAGCTGATGTACCTGACATTTTCTTCCCAGGTTTTCAGGTCCGACAAGTTCTCTCACGCATGTGAATGGCAAGGGGAATATTGAACCTGTTAGTTCATATTTAATGGGTTAATATTAGAAATATTTGGGGTTAGACTAGTTGTGCCTTTTGCAGCGCTAatcatgttttgtttttctttagcAGAAAGCAGCGATTGCTGGAAAGGCTGGTGCGGGTTCCTGAACAGAGTTTTCTTTCACAGTAGTTGGGTAGGTTTTGAGATATGTTTGCATTGGCAATAACACCTTAGTTAGAAATCACCTTCATTAATATAATCGTCTTATTTcagattatttatttatttatttggggTTGGTTACTTGGTTTAATTGTACTTTATGTTTCTTTTGGCAGGTCTAGCTAATTAGCATGTGATTCTCTCGCCTCTTCTATAACCACATTTACATTCTGACATGAATTTCCTGATGCATTATTCTTCCGTTCCTGGATAAGTAATTAGTGCACATCTCCGAGGGAGAGTATGAAAAGTTCATTCCCTTTCAGGGTGCAGCCTTTAATACCAGTTTAGCTGGTGACGCCTTGAGTGGTTGCGACTACCTGTTGGTGTTTACTGATCTCAAAATCTACTAAAAACTTTAGAAATTCTGAATTCACTGCATTGGGAGGATGTGTCTGTGCGTGTATGTGTGCGTGCTCAAGAAATTCTGAATTTGCTGTGCGCGCACGCGTGAATATTCATGATTTTGTGTTTGCATGTGCACGGGCAGGGGTTTGCATGTGTAAGTTTTCTCGTATGCAAGAATTGTTTCTAATTGAcaacttttcttccttttgtctATTCGGTGCGTCACTATTATTCAGTGTAAAACAACAAGATTAGGTTGAGTCTGACATCTAGATATATCTgaatcaaaaatattattttgaatgGGCTGGTTTTTCATTTCATGATCTCATTAAATTAAAGAATGGGCATTTGCTAGTGATTTCACTGAGATTCTCAGAATGATCATATCGATTTTCAGTTTGGGTTATGGTTTTTACCATAGGAATAATGGCACCCTTGAAAATATTCAACTAAGGTAAACATGCATTTACATATGTTGAGGGCTCTACAGTAATTGGATTTATGAATGTAGCTGCAAATTTAGGCTTTGTAAAGCATGCTTCTTTCTTCCCTCCAATTCATCCATAGGTGATAGGACATGTGAAACATTGCGTTAGACTGAGAACATATCAATGTATTTAGTTTCTGTTACTGCTCTCCTGCACTTGATCATAAGATGCTTGTAAAGATTGGGGTGGTATAGATTGAAGGTAAAGAACTAAATATGTCAGATGGAAgacagagaaaagagagagttgTTATCGGGACTGTCAATTTCTTAAGGTAGGGATTCATGAAGGAATTATCTGAGCATCACGTTTCAGAATTTCTAATATTCTTAGTTGGCATTTTGAGATCAGTTAACACTTTACTGGTGCTTGTTTGTTTTGCTTGGCCTTACAGCGTGTATTGATTGTTTTGCAACTTAAGATACTGGGAATGGAGGATGTTTTTGATGACCAGACATTATTGTTTAGCtatgttatttttaaatttacatATTCAGGGTTTTATATTGCACAATCTTAAGGCTGCATTATTTAAGTTGGTGCATGTTTATATGGACTAGCATCAAGAGTTTGTTCTGAGCCATTGGCGTTTGGCAACCTCTAGCTGGGCCCAAGGTGGCTGCAACTAGTGTGCTTTTATTTTTCGCCCTTGTTTTAGGTGTGCTTACCATCCCGTGGTTGAAATTTTGACGGTTGTGTGAAATTCCAGACTCCTTAGAGccctcattttatttttgtcttgcAAGATGTTTATGGGAAGCCTCCGAGGGTGGTGGGGGAGTGtgatgagaaccacaccggcccacagccacagacCAACCCCCCTTgtcaaccaaagcccaaccgacgcccttgcgggccggctgtaaccaaggcccatgggctgaatcccatgaaaaccttggctacagCCGGCCcgcaagggcgtcggttgggctttggttggcaaggggggttggtctgtggctgtgggccggtgtggttctcatcattggtgctttcattgagaggcactcacgtttgcggagagggctgccgtccgggaaagggctaccgtCCGGGAAAGGGTTGTCGTCTGtcgggcgagcgtagccgccgtggacgtcggctcCCCAAGgttgagatcccacatcggaaaactaggaggaccaaacctagcttataagcgcagACTCTTCCCAACCtatcagccaaggttttcatgggattcagcccatgggccttggttacagccggcccgcaagggcgtcggttgggctttggttggcaagggggttggtctgtggctgtgggccggtgtggttctcatcattggtgctttcattgagaacCAATGATTGGTTCTCATCATTGAGTGTCAACGTTGTGCCGTCTTTTTCACTCTCTCACTATCTGAACTTGAAGGTGAAGTCAGTGTTCCGGGAATAAAAAGTAGATACGGGgctaagaaaagaaagtgcttCTATCGAAGAGGCCCACGCTTCTTGTGTTGAAGTAAGTACACCGGTGATGTATTATAAGATCAATggtcttcttccttctttcctAAGCTAAGAAAAAAGTGAGTCAAAGCCCATAAGTGAGAAAAATTGAATAAGAGAAGAAAGATCGAGATTCACTTGAGAGCACCAAtgatgagaaccacaccggcccacagcTACAGACCaaccccccttgccaaccaaagcccaaccgacgcccttgcgggccggctgtaaccaaggcccatgggctgaatcccatgaaaaccttggctggtaggttgggAAGAGTctgcgcttataagctaggtttggtcctcctaGTTTTCTGATGTGGGATCTCAACAGAGTGCTGCAGAGTTTGGACTGAATGAAAGCTTTCATTgcctaaaaaaatttagaacTATTAATATGTGGTTGGACAAATGTTAATGGTCAATTAGTGTTGAATACTTCGAGTGTTGATTTTTTCCTCCTTTGTTGCAACAATTTTTTTGGTGGTTAAAGCCCTTTGTTTCAGACAATTTGAGTAAATAATTTGAAGTCTATAATCTTTTATGGCCAATATTTGCCAATAGAATTTATAAAAGGAATTTggagttcattttttttttgttattttcatcTCCATGTCTTTTAGGTTTCACGACTCTTCTCTTGACCATACTCAGATCCCGGTAGTTGATTTTTATTGCGTTAGAATCAACTGTAGCTCAATTTTAGCTGTGATATTGGCCTGTTGCAATTTGTTATATGGCGAAATTCAATACCAACCAATATGTGAATAGGAATAACATCAATCGCCCTTTTAATCAAGTCTGATCAGACGGGGATGTCACGTGATACTTTAGGGAACTTGGACATAAAATCACAATTAGAAATGATGTCATAGGTGGAACCTTCTGCTCTCAATGGACGAATCAAGCTTCTGGCTTTGCAGGTAAAAACATCATACGCTAATTGATGCTTCTTCTGGCGGCTaaatttcactttttttctttttgtgggtgTTGGAAGTTCAGGAATCCCTTGTCATTAACATGGAGTACTGATTACTGATAATTGCAAGCCTTGACAGGTTAATATTCTTTGAAGCATATTCTGAAAAAGGATCGGGTACCCCATGGGAAATGAAAGGGAAATGGCTTTTGCAACCAACGAATAATCAATTATCTGAAGCACGGTCCCCTCCGCAGCCTCTTATTGAAATAGGAAAACTGCAGTTGGGGGTCATCTTGATCAGCTGGAAATCAATGAACACAACTATAACCGTAATATCATCATGAAAATGTCTTCTGACTCCTTGAGCGATCTTCTGCAGATCATCATATCTCATCTCTCTTTTCTTGGCTGCTTGACATAGAGCAGCTTTAACAAGTCTACGGGCAACTCCCTGCATCGAGGGACAAATCATGGTCAGGCTTTGAAACACCGATCTTAGGTCTTCCTCCCCTAAAACATTATCATGAGGGTGGAAACTTACCTTTCGCGGGTAAGCTTGGACAATGTCAACAGCTTCCTGGTTGCTAAGATGCTCCCAAAGGCCGTCAGAAGCAAAAATGAGGAATCGGTCTTCTCGGTGGAGCTTGTGGACTGATATGGATGGCTCTGAACCAAGGATTGGTTTCTGGAAGTGCTCTGGCAGCCTAAACCTCGACTGAAGGGGTTCTCGATTGAAATCTGCATTCTTTAGATATGCATCCCCGATGGACCTTGAAACCTGAAAAGACAACACTTTTAACAATTTGAGGCGCGCATGACTCTCACGTTTGAGGGTATGTATTTTCTATCGAGTTAAATGAACTCTCACGTTTGAGAGTATGTGCATAATTGTTATGCTGTTCTGTTTCCAGTAAGCATCGCATAGACGTGCCCTTAAATCGAATGAACCAAGGGCAGAGGCTTAGAATTTTACCTGAATAAGGCCTTTCACCCGCCAGACGTTGTGTTTCAAGACAACAATCTGAGGATCATTCGGATGCAGAGATTGAAGTTCATCTCTTACGGATTCTATGTTTGCATTGTGCTCCGAAGACAATTGCATAGCAGTTACTTCGTTGGTGCTCCTTTCTAGTCTGCCTAACACTACTCGAGAATCTCCAACATTGGCTACATACAGAAATCCATCGCATATTATTCCTACCAAGCAACACGATCCTACTGATGCCATACGTGCCTTCCTTAGCCATTGTGTCTTAACAAGCGAAAGGAACTCCTCTTCTGTTGCAGCAAAAGCCTTCTTGATGATGCTCTCTGATATCTCTTGATGCTCTGCTGCCAATGCTGCATGGCAGTTGATCAAAATAGTCCAAATTAGTATTTGGTTATAACCAGATTGTTGAAACTAAGAGTATCATCTAAAATATAGACTTCAGAAGGGTTAAGGTATTACACACAAGACACCAAAATGTTTACGAATTAAGATCATGCAAGACCGTTAGCACTAACTGAAAATATATCAGAGCAACAAAGAGGAGAACATACTCTTAAGATTGCTGAAAAGATTGTCATTGATGAACCGAGAAGCCTCTGGTCCTCCATGTCCATCATATACGCCAATAAAGGTCCCACGAGGACCTGAATTGTCGGGACTTAAGGCCCCTGATTCGAGCTGGCTCTGATCCTCTAAGATGCTATTGGCTTGAACCACGGCTATTGAGAAATCCCCCAGAGCATGGTTCCCCAAATCCTTATACCACAACAAGCCGTCATTCCTCCCGCTACCTCGTCCACCTGCACGATTTCCATCTCCATCAACAAATGGTCTCCAACAAGGCTTAACCATCTTTGAATTTGACAGAAATACTACAAGTTTATATTTTCTTCACATTTCAAAAtgattcagaaaaaaaaaacatatctaTGAAACCAAGACTCACTGACTAACATATATACTCGATGAAAAAACCCAGAAGTAATTAATAAATGTAATTCACAGAAAGGCGAAAATGTTATGGGCAAATATTAACTACTGACAAGTGTACATGGTGATGGGGACAAGAAGGAatagtttgtttttgtttgaggGAAGAGATGAGAAATAGACGCCAAGTTTGAGCTCAAGCTCTAATCCCACAGCAACAAACTCTGTAACTATATACCCACTAAATGCAGAAGCCAATAATGAGTACAGTTCAGATAAAAAAGACGAAAAGGTTATGGGCAAAATTAAGTGGAAAGTGTCCATAGAGACAAGATGGCAACAGTTGTTGATTTTTGAGTTCAGAGAATATGGAGGGAGTGCTAGTGTTGTGTACCTTGAATCTGAGTTTGGCCCTTGAATGTGTGCCATCTTTCAGGAAGCATACTTAGCTGTAAAAGAACATAGGGATTTGGTTTGGTCTGGGATCAGACTTCACCACTTGAGTTGAGAGAGATCACAAAGGgatgagagagaggggggggggggggtttggAGGTTTTTGGCAGAACATCTTCAGTGTTCTTGTCAGATGTTGAGATACAAGGATGGGGAAATAAAATTGAGGAGATTTAAATGAACCTGACTGACATTGTTGTTCTTTGTTTCTCACTCGCTCATTCTCAGCTttgtctattttttgttttcttgtgggATAAGATTTCGAGCTTTTATTGTGTGCAATAAACAGCTGTTTTAGGTAATTCTTGAATTGAATTTTTCTTACACTTGGTTACTATATTAATTATCAATAAGACCTGACTAGCTAGgagtttcttttttcattttcatgacTGCATAAACAATTTAGAATTTACAATTGGTAAGAGTCTAGTGGCTTACTGACTTTGGCATGCATCGTTTGTAGAAATAGGTGTTCCTTGTACTCTTTTCGCTTTCATTTACCAAAGATAAACAAGCCATAACAGGACTAACCAAAATCAGGacattcttttcattttgacaaTGGCAAAAGAAAGACAACTACGTGCGTACGTGTGTAGCGGAGTTTTCTTGAGCAGATGAGATGGAACTGCTGCTTTCCTGTGCAAAGTGCTGATAACAATGTGCAAAGAATCATCTACACTAACATTTCTGAAGTCGGAATCAGACAGTTTTCTCTATACAATTTGGAgggttatatacttatatgcaTCTGTGTCTTATAACTCAAATGAGTTACCATTTGGAGATTGTACATTAACTGATCAAATCATGATATATATCCTTCCCCTGCTGTGCTGATTGAAAATCCATTTGAGAAACcgataatttttcttttctctcagcCTCTCGGGACGTCATTTGTATGCAAGCATGTTCGTCAATAACGAATATTGGCAGTCTAAATGATTAATCTCAATATTAAAATTTCGAAGTTACTTATTCCCTTATGTGAAACTGAATTGACAAAGATTAAACCCAAAAAGAAGACATACTAATTGGTGTGAATGTGAATGCAAGGGGACAACTGATGCCTCCGATCTCCAACAGGGGTGACAAAGGTGGGCCCAATGCCcccaaaattaaatataaaaaagcGGTCAGATTCAGATATATGTATagaccaaatatatacatattgtaCATGTTTTTGGtacttgtatgtatgtgtattgtacatattttaggTACATAAACCTCCCCCGAACGGCCCAGCCCATGGAGCTTAAAAGCATCTGAGGAAAAAGTACCTGGTGGTGTAGACG of Tripterygium wilfordii isolate XIE 37 chromosome 13, ASM1340144v1, whole genome shotgun sequence contains these proteins:
- the LOC120013140 gene encoding probable protein phosphatase 2C 38; the protein is MVKPCWRPFVDGDGNRAGGRGSGRNDGLLWYKDLGNHALGDFSIAVVQANSILEDQSQLESGALSPDNSGPRGTFIGVYDGHGGPEASRFINDNLFSNLKTLAAEHQEISESIIKKAFAATEEEFLSLVKTQWLRKARMASVGSCCLVGIICDGFLYVANVGDSRVVLGRLERSTNEVTAMQLSSEHNANIESVRDELQSLHPNDPQIVVLKHNVWRVKGLIQVSRSIGDAYLKNADFNREPLQSRFRLPEHFQKPILGSEPSISVHKLHREDRFLIFASDGLWEHLSNQEAVDIVQAYPRKGVARRLVKAALCQAAKKREMRYDDLQKIAQGVRRHFHDDITVIVVFIDFQLIKMTPNCSFPISIRGCGGDRASDN